The Lolium perenne isolate Kyuss_39 chromosome 6, Kyuss_2.0, whole genome shotgun sequence genome segment GGTAGGTAGGAGGATCCGATCTGGATGCGCTCGCGCTCGTAGGCGTCGATTGGGGTAGCGTGCCGCTGGTTTTTGTGGACGCGGCGTGTACTAGGGTTTGGGTGAATCTATGGTAGACATTAGGGTTCGGTTCTCGATTTGGATTCCGTGGGTGGTGTTGACTTGTTGTTCCAGTTCGGTCAAAAATCGTGCTACTGTGCGTATCGGTTGAATTAGACTACCTCTGCTTATAGTTATGGAATGTTTTCATTCGATCTCGTTAGATGCTACTTCTGATTATGGTTCAGTGCTGTCTGTCTTGAATTATAGCGTGTGAGGCCAGATTAGATGAACGGGGCCCTTGCGTTTATTTTGTTGCCAGCTAGTTAATGGGCTGTGGCTACACTACTGATTATTGTCTAGTCACGTGGCACTTATTTAGTTGGTGAGCTAAGGTGTAAGTTAAGTGATTGTTCTGAGCATGATTCAACACGTGTATTGATTTCTTCAATATAAATTGAATGAATTGTAATGATGGGGATGCTTTTGGTTGAGCCAACAGAAACATTGAGGCGTGTGCATAGCTGTCTATAACTGTACTGGACTGGATTAGTTTTTATATTCGATTTTGATTTTTGTTTTGTTGGTTCACTCATGTGCTGTCTAGAATGTTCACTTAGCTGCTGATTACATTGTTCAATTCGCTTGTTTAATTAGTTGCTATGCTTATCTGGCTTCTGAATATGTTTGTTTAATTTGGTTGTCTCTATTCTGCCATGATGTTCAGTTCAACCAGTGACTGGTGATAAATGAGTTGTCCTGGTCTGCATTCTTGATGTTACCTATCATTCACTTTGTTTCCAGTATAACCACCTTTACATGATATAGATCACTAATGTTTGATTTGTTTTGATGCAGATAGCAGCATCAGTTCTGCTGCAATCTGACAAAGTGGAGTTCCTGGAAGGTGAAGCTTCTTTTATGTCTGAACAAGCATCGGTATATTTGGGATCAGTTGGATTGCTGGGAGAGTATTCTCGTACAACGAGAAAAAGGCACAAGTTTGTGCTCCCCTGTATGCATCAAGAGACTACTGGGTTCTCTGGTACTGAGAGTTCACTTGCTGCAGAAAGTCAGCTCAGTTTCCTTCAGGGACCGGCAGCTACTATTGCTCCTGAACTTCGCTACATCTGATAGCATCTGCTGCAGAAATCTTGAGTCAAGATGGCGCTGCAAAACATTGGTGCATCCAACAAGGATGATGCCTTCTACAGGTACAAGATGCCCAGAATGTTGACCAAGATAGAAGGCCGTGGTAATGGCATCAAGACAAATATCGTCAACATGGTTGATATTGCAAAAGCACTTGCCAGGCCTGCTTCGTACACAACCAAGTACTTTGGATGTGAGCTTGGGGCACAGTCTAAATTTGATGAGAAGACGGGAATCTCCTTGGTTAATGGTGCTCATGACACTTCAAAGCTGGCTGGGCTTCTTGAGAACTTCATCAAGAAGTATGTCCAGTGTTATGGTTGTGGCAATCCTGAGACTGAGGTCCTCATTTCCAAGAAAGAGATGATAACTCTGAAATGTGCTGCCTGTGGCTTCCTCTCGGATGTGGACATGAGAGACAAGCTCACCACATTCATTCTGAAGAACCCGCCAGAAGCGAAGAAGGGAGGCAAAGACAAGAAAGCTATGCGAAGAGCTGAGAAGGAGCGGCTGAAAGAAGGTGAGGCTGCTGAtgaggagatgaagaagctcaagaaGGATGCAAAGAAGAAAGGTGCTTCCTCAAAGGATGGTGCAGCGAAAGGTGCTACGAAGAAAAAGGGTGCTGGCTCTGATGAAGAACATGCAACCTCACCAACTCACAGTGGAGACGCTGACTTCATAGTTGCTgcagatgatgatgaggatgatgacgaTGTGGAGTGGGCTACTGACACCTCAGCAGAGGCTGCGAAAAAGCGCATGCAGGAGCAGCTGAGTGCAGCAACTgctgagatggttatgcttgccaCTGAAGAgacagagaagaagaagaaacaggCAGGCAGTACCAATGGGACAGCGAAGACTGAAG includes the following:
- the LOC127308365 gene encoding eukaryotic translation initiation factor 5 — encoded protein: MALQNIGASNKDDAFYRYKMPRMLTKIEGRGNGIKTNIVNMVDIAKALARPASYTTKYFGCELGAQSKFDEKTGISLVNGAHDTSKLAGLLENFIKKYVQCYGCGNPETEVLISKKEMITLKCAACGFLSDVDMRDKLTTFILKNPPEAKKGGKDKKAMRRAEKERLKEGEAADEEMKKLKKDAKKKGASSKDGAAKGATKKKGAGSDEEHATSPTHSGDADFIVAADDDEDDDDVEWATDTSAEAAKKRMQEQLSAATAEMVMLATEETEKKKKQAGSTNGTAKTEDKPNGNHAVAKPTPYDELVAEIKANLGNAATAAQLKGVLSSSTLPQKDVISALFEALFHGASKGFAKDVMKNKKYLAAAVPDEAAQMFLLQAIEAFCGKCSAEALKELPVVLKFLYDGDVLEEDTIVQWYNEAVAAGKDSEVVEKAKPVVEWLQSAESDEE